CACGACTGTTTTGATCGTTAATAGGGCGGCTTTCGCCTTTTATGCGCTTTACGGAGCTGTCACTGTTCAGGCCCAGTATCAGTTTATCGCCCGCCTCGGCGGCTTTAGCCAGGTAGGTAATGTGGCCGATGTGCAGCAAATCGAACACGCCATTAGTAAAAACTACCTTTTTGCCTTCGGCCTGCCAGCCCGAAACTAATTGTTTAGCGGTATCAATATCGCGGCATATTTTGTTTACCAGTGTTTTTTCCAGATCAATGCGCATAGATGAATATCGTTAAAAAGCGTTGTCAATGGCCTTGCAAATAATGTGGCCTATCAATATATGCATTTCCTGAATACGGGCGGTAACTTCTGATGGCACGATGATATTCAAATCACACGCACCATTCATTTTACCACCATCGCGACCGGAGAGTCCCAATGTTCTCAGTCCTTTTTGCCTGGCTATAGCGAAGGCCTGCAAAATGCTTTCGCTGTTACCGCTGGTTGATATACCAATAAAAATATCTCCGGGCTGACCGAGGCCTTCCAACTGGCGGGCAAAAACACGGTCGTACCCATAATCGTTACCGATGGCCGTAAGTGCCGATGTATCAACTGTTAAAGCTATGCCGGGTAGCGAAATGCGCTCCTTTACATAACGGCCGGTTAATTCCGCCGCGATGTGCTGGGCATCCCCGGCGCTGCCGCCGTTGCCGGCAAGTATTACTTTTTTGCCATCTTTTAAAACAGAAAGTACGGTTTCGCAGGCCGCGTTAATATCATTTTGTAACGTATCTATAACCTTTTGCAAGGTTTGCTGATGCTCTAATAGTTCTTCAATCACCATAATTATTGGCGTGTAGCAATGTGTTCCTTAATCTGTTCAACTGTAGTGGTTGCACTTCCAATTTCTTTTATAACGATGGCCGCGGCATGGTTACCCAGTTCACAAGCCTCTTCAATATCAAATCCGGATGCCATAAAATAGGCGATGGCAGCCAATACGGTGTCGCCCGCGCCGGTAACGTCAAATACCGACGTTGCCTTTACCGGCAGCAATTTATGGGTTAATTCGCTTAATATCACCATACCTTCTTCGGATAAAGTAACTACCAGGTATTCGGCTTCTGTTTGCGTAAATATGGTTTTGGCAGCCAGCTTAACCTCATCGAGCGTGTTTACACGAGCAGCACGCGCGGCCTCGCCAAGCTCCTTACGGTTTGGTTTTATCATGTATGCGCCGCGGTATTTGGTATAATCCAATCCTTTCGGATCAATAATTACCTTTTTACCTGCCGCATTGGCCAGCGCTATTATACGTTGCGTTAATTCAGGCGAAAACAAACCTTTGCTGTAATCGCTCAGTATTACTATATCCGCTTCGGCAATAAGTGGCTCAAGCTTGGTAATGACCTGATTTTCCAAATCGCCGGTTAGATGATTGGTAACTTCCCTGTCAATACGCAGTAACTGGTGGCTCCCGGCCAAAACGCGGGTTTTCACCGTTGTTGTGCGATCCGGATCTATAACCAGCGCGTCTGTTTGTACACCATCAGCCTCAAGTATTTGGGTGAGTTGCTCCCCATAAATATCATTGCCGATAATACCGCAAACCATAACACCAGCGCCCAGCGAAATCAGGTTTTGTACCACGTTGCCCGCCCCGCCCAATGTGGTGCTCTCGTTTTTTAAGTTTACGATAGGCACCGGCGCCTCCGGCGAGAGGCGGGTAGCGCCGCCGGTTATATAATGGTCAACCATCAGGTCGCCTACTACCAGTATATTGGGTTTACTGCCTGTTTGCTGCAGTTGTGTTATTTTATCGATTAGCATTTGTGTTTCTTAAATAGCATTAACCACGTTTTTGTTTAAAAAACTCCTGTATCTGCTGTAACGATAAAGCATTTAAACATCTTTCTTTAAATAAACCGCCTTTACGTGCCGCATAAACGCCGAACTGCATATCGTTGTGGCCTTCTTTACGGTGCGCATCCGGGTTAATGGATAGCCAAACGCCTTTATCCAGCGCGTATTGTTGCCAGCGCCAATCAAGGTCAAGCCGCAGCGGGTTGGCATTTATCTCGATCACCACCTTATTAGCCGCGCAGGCATCTATCACTTTTTTATGATCTATCTGGTAACCGTTACGGCTAAGCAGCAACCTGCCGGTAGGGTGCCCCAGTATGGAGGTGTACGGGTTTTCAATTGCTTTGATTAGGCGGGTTGTAGCCTTATCAATATCCATTTTCAGGTTGGCGTGTATTGATGCTACTATGAAATCAAACTTTTGCAAAATCTCTTCCGGGTAATCCAGTGATCCATCGCTTAAAATGTCCGACTCGATACCTTTAAATATATAAAAACCATCGATTTTTTTATTCAGATGGTCTACTTCCTCATGCTGCTGCAGCACCCGTTCAATGCTCAGGCCTTTGGCATATACCGCGGTACGACTATGATCGCACATGCCCAGGTATTCCAGTTTCAACTCATCACGGCAGTATAAAGCCATTTCCTCAATGGTATGCACACCGTCGCTCCAGGTGCTATGGTTATGCAGCGATCCGTTCAGGTCGGCGAAGGTGATCAGCTTAGGCAGGTTATTGTGGGCGGCTTTTTCTATGTAAGTATCGCCTTCGCGCAGTTCAGGCTGAATCCATTCCAGGCCAGCTTTTTTGTAGATCATCTCCTCGCTTACAGGCTGCAGCAACGGCTCCGGCAAACGGCGGAGTACCGCCTCTACATGTTCGTCGCTCCCGGTATTTAAAAACAGCGTTTTATAATATTCGTCTTTGCTAACGCAAACTATATCAACCAGTAGGCCGTTTTCCAGCTCGCCGGTTACGTGGTTGTCTATTACTTTTATTGAGGTTAACAGGTTTGATTGCTCCAGCGTGGTAAGCGCAACATGTGCATCATTGGTGCCGATAACGATATTCAGTTCGGTGATGATCTCGCTGTATCGCCTGAACTCGCCGGCTATATGTTTAAGCGCTTCCGGAAAGATAGCTTTGATTTGATCAAAAAATTCCAAGGCTTCCTGCTCCACCT
This genomic interval from Mucilaginibacter defluvii contains the following:
- the rfaE2 gene encoding D-glycero-beta-D-manno-heptose 1-phosphate adenylyltransferase, producing the protein MRIDLEKTLVNKICRDIDTAKQLVSGWQAEGKKVVFTNGVFDLLHIGHITYLAKAAEAGDKLILGLNSDSSVKRIKGESRPINDQNSRAALLAAMFFIDAIIIFGEDTPLDLISTLLPDILIKGADYSVENIVGAKEVIANGGEVKTITFVEGYSSTSIINRIKDQNKAG
- a CDS encoding D-sedoheptulose 7-phosphate isomerase, with amino-acid sequence MVIEELLEHQQTLQKVIDTLQNDINAACETVLSVLKDGKKVILAGNGGSAGDAQHIAAELTGRYVKERISLPGIALTVDTSALTAIGNDYGYDRVFARQLEGLGQPGDIFIGISTSGNSESILQAFAIARQKGLRTLGLSGRDGGKMNGACDLNIIVPSEVTARIQEMHILIGHIICKAIDNAF
- the rfaE1 gene encoding D-glycero-beta-D-manno-heptose-7-phosphate kinase, which encodes MLIDKITQLQQTGSKPNILVVGDLMVDHYITGGATRLSPEAPVPIVNLKNESTTLGGAGNVVQNLISLGAGVMVCGIIGNDIYGEQLTQILEADGVQTDALVIDPDRTTTVKTRVLAGSHQLLRIDREVTNHLTGDLENQVITKLEPLIAEADIVILSDYSKGLFSPELTQRIIALANAAGKKVIIDPKGLDYTKYRGAYMIKPNRKELGEAARAARVNTLDEVKLAAKTIFTQTEAEYLVVTLSEEGMVILSELTHKLLPVKATSVFDVTGAGDTVLAAIAYFMASGFDIEEACELGNHAAAIVIKEIGSATTTVEQIKEHIATRQ
- a CDS encoding helix-hairpin-helix domain-containing protein — protein: MENKPIARTLRLLSQLMELHEENSFKIRTIANASFKVDKLPFKVADKTPAELENVDGIGKSTAGKITELLQTGTIKELQALIEKTPEGVMEMMGIKGIGPKKVGVIWRKMGIENTGELLYACNENRLIELKGFGAKTQAEIIKAIEFRMASNGKFLYAQVEQEALEFFDQIKAIFPEALKHIAGEFRRYSEIITELNIVIGTNDAHVALTTLEQSNLLTSIKVIDNHVTGELENGLLVDIVCVSKDEYYKTLFLNTGSDEHVEAVLRRLPEPLLQPVSEEMIYKKAGLEWIQPELREGDTYIEKAAHNNLPKLITFADLNGSLHNHSTWSDGVHTIEEMALYCRDELKLEYLGMCDHSRTAVYAKGLSIERVLQQHEEVDHLNKKIDGFYIFKGIESDILSDGSLDYPEEILQKFDFIVASIHANLKMDIDKATTRLIKAIENPYTSILGHPTGRLLLSRNGYQIDHKKVIDACAANKVVIEINANPLRLDLDWRWQQYALDKGVWLSINPDAHRKEGHNDMQFGVYAARKGGLFKERCLNALSLQQIQEFFKQKRG